The genomic interval GGCAGGACGGTGTCTGGGGTGCTGCCCGCCTCGCAGACGTCCAGCCAGCGGTTGACACGGTCCTGGTCGCCGCACAGCGCCGCCGCGAAGGCCAGTGAGTAGGCCAGCTCCGGGCCCACCGTCCGGCTGGACAGGCGCTCGCCGAACCGCAGATACGTCGCGGCGGTGCCCCGGGGGAAGAACCAGCTCTCCGCGGTGCGCAGCATCAGCTCCGCGGCCTCGTCGTCGCGGCCTGCCCGCAACAGGTGGTGCACCGCGTCGTCGATGCGGTTTTCGTCGGCAAACCAGGCCGCGGCATGCCCCAGCACCTCCCGTGGGTCCGCTGTGGCCTCACGTCCCAGAACCTCTCGGAGCAGATGATGACACCGATACCAGTGCTGCTCGTCGTCCAGGGCGGCCACGAACAGATCGGCCCTGACCAGATCGGACAGCACCTCGGCCGATCCCGTCACCTGCAGCGCGGCGTCGCACAACGGACCGGAAAGGCGTTCGAGCGGCGCGGCCCTGACGAGCAGGTCCCGATGGCGCGGCGCGAGGCCCGGCAGTACCTCGGCCGTGAAGTAGTCCAGCAGATGCCGGTCGTCGGCGTGGCCCTTCGTCGGGTCCGCACGCAGCGCGAGAGCGGCCAGTTGCAGGCCGGCCGCCCACCCCTCGGTGCGTTCCCATACGGCTGTGGCCACCACCCCGTCGAGGTCGTGCCCCGACACCGCCGCCACCAGGGCCGCCGCCTCCTCCGGCGAGAACCGCAGCTGTGCCGCCCGCAGCTCGGTCAGGTCGCCGCGGGCCCGCAGCCGTGCGATCGGGAGCGGCGGGTCGGTGCGCGAGGCGATCACGATCCGCAACGAGGCGGGCAGATATGTCACGAGGTACTCGACCGCCTCGTGGATCCGTTGATCGGCGAGCAGGTGGTAGTCGTCGAGGACCAGTACGTGCGGCACGGTGGTCGCCGCCAGTTCGTTGAGCAGCATCGGCAGCGCGAGGTCGACCGGAGAGACGCCGGTCGCGTCCAGTGCCTGCAACGGGCCCGCGCTGATCGCGTCGCCGGCGTTGTGCAGAGCGGTGAGCACATAACTCCAGAACCGGACGGGCTCGTCGTCACCGTCGTCGAGCGAGACCCACGCGATACGGCGCTTCTCCTCGGGGTCGGCAGCCCAGCCGCTGAGCAGACTCGTCTTGCCCCAGCCGGCCGGCGCCACCACCACGGTCAGCCGGGTGTCGGCCAGGCGCAACTGGCGCTGCAGGCGTTCACGCGGGACCGAGCCGGCCCGGGCCGGCGGGATCACCTGCTTCACGGCCAGCAGTGGCCGCTTGGGTATGTCCGACGTCACGACGCTCCCGACCTGCGGCCTGGTACCGCAACCCGACGCCGATTCTGCCAGCTCCACCACCCCGGGTACATCTCGCGGCGGGGTGGTGCGCCGGCACCCTGTCCGCCGCGAGTCTCCTGCCACAACCCGGGGCCACGCGACAGGAGACACGCCATGGCCACGAACACCATCACAGACGAACCGCCGGAGATCGCCTTCACCCGCAGGGACGCGCTGAAACTGACCGGCCTCGGCATCGGCTCGCTCGCCACCTTCGGCGTGGGCGTCGGCGGACTCCGGGCCGCGACGAACGGAGCCTTCAGCGCCGGATCCGGCGATCCGTACGACCTCTGGCACGACTGGAGCTCGATGTCCGGCATCGAACGGGTGGTCGCCGCCGGCGTCCTCGCGTGCAACCCGCACAACACCCAGCCCTGGCGCATCACCGTCGACGCAGACACCATCGACATCCACTCCGACCCTAGCCGGCGCATGCCCCTGAACGACGCGAGCGGCCGCGAACACTTCGCCGGGCTCGGCTGCGCCGTCGAGAACATGGTGATCGCCGCCGGACCGGCCGGATTCAGCGCCGACGTGACACTCTTCCCGGACGGCATCGCTTCGGACCGAGTCGCCCGGATCGCGCTGCAGAAGGGTGGCACCGGGCAGGACCGTGACCTCGCCGCCGCGATCCCGCACCGGCATACCAACCGCGGCCCGTACACTTCCGCCCCCGTCGACCTCAGCGGCTTCACCGAGCAGAGCTCCCGCATCGAGGGAGCGAACGTGCTGTGGATCGCCGACAGGACGACGCGCGAGCAGCTGGGCCGGCTCTACGTCGAGGCCACCGAGGCGATCACCGCCGACACCGATCAGTCGACGGAGGCCTTCGGCTGGTTCCGCAGCTCACGCGACAGCATCGACAAGCACCGCGACGGGCTCACCCTCGACGCTCAGGGCCTTGGCGGCCTGACACTGTTCGCCGCGAAACTCCTGCCTGCGCAGTCCCGCAAGGACGGCGACGCCTACTGGGTCAAGGCCACCCGCGAGGTGCACACCGCGACCGCCGCTGCCTACGGCGTCATCACCGTCGACGACGTCACCGACAAAACCGCCCAGGTCAACGGCGGACGGCTGCTGGCCCGGATGCACCTGACCGCAACCATGCTGGGCTTTGGCCTGCATCACATGAACCAGATCACCGAACGCATCGACCGCGACACCGCGGCCGGCACCCCCGATGTCTTCTCCGCACGCTGGGCCGCCCTGCTCGGCCGCCCCGCCTCGACGGGCCTGCTGTCCTTCCGTATCGGTCACCCCGAGCGCACGCCGGGCCTCAGTCCGCGCCGCAGCCTCGAAGACGTCGTGACCAGCTGACCCTCTACCGGTACGGCGAGTCCCACGGCGCCGCCCGACCATCCGTTTCGTCCAAAGGAGGTTCCCTCATGCCCAACTCCAGCATCGCGGAGCAGGCCGGCGGACCGGTGCGCGCATTGCGCCCCGGTGCCGTTCTGGCTGTGACATGCCTGGCACTGGCGACCGTTGTATCGGCGATGGCTTCGCTGAGTGTGGCGTTGCCCGACGTCGCCCGTGAGACGCACGCCAACCAGACCCAGTTGTCGTGGATCATCGACGCCTACAGTCTGATCTTCGCTTCGTTCCTGCTGTTCGCCGCGACCCTCGGCGACCGCTTCGGCCGTCGCAGGGCACTGCTCGGCGGTGTCGCAGTGTTCGGCGCAGTGTCGCTCGCCGCGACCTTCACGACCGAGCCGGGCGTCCTGATCGCCCTGCGTGCGGTGCTGGGCGTGGCCGCCGCGTTCGTCATGCCCGCCACGCTGTCCACGATCACCAGCACGTTTCCCCGCGCCCAGCAGGCGCGTGCGATCAGCATCTGGGCGGGGGTCGCGGGCGCCAGCGCCGCGCTGGGACTGCTCGCCTCCGGAATACTGCTCGAGGCGTGGTCGTGGCGATCGGTGTTCTGGCTGAACGCCGTCATGGCCGCGGTGGCGTTCATCGGCACCTACCTCTTCGTGCCGGAATCCGCGCAGCCGGGCAAGCAGCGCATCGATGTGACCGGAGCGGCTCTCACCGTGGCGGGACTGGGGGTGCTGGTCTACTCGGTTATCGAGGCGCCCGAGCACGGCTGGGGCAGCACCCGCACCCTGGCAGGCATAGCCATCGGGCTCGCCGTCCTGGCCGCCTTCGTCGCCTGGGAGCTCAGGCACCCGCACCCCCTGCTCGATCCGCGGCTGTTCCGCAACAAGCTCTTCGCGGCCGGGTCGGTCTCGACCACCCTGCAGTTCTTCGCGTTCTTCGGGTTCATCTTCGTCACGATGCAGTACCTCCAGCTGGTGCGCGGTGACAGCGCCCTGATGGCCGCGGTGAGCGTGCTGCCGATGTCCGCGGCGATGATCCCCAGCGCCCGCCTCAGCCCGCTCCTGGTCGCCCGGCGAGGCATGCGTGGCCCCTGGACCGTCGGCCTCGTCCTGGTCACCACCGGCCTGGTCGTGCTGGCCCAGCTCGACGCCGGCAGTTCGTACTGGCTGGTGGTGGGCGGGCTCCTGCCGCTCGGTGCGGGTATGGGCCTGGCCACGACGCCGGCCACCGCGGCCATCACCGACGCCCTGCCGCCGCGTCTGCAGAACGTGGGATCCGCCGTGAACGACCTCTCACGCGAACTCGGCGGCGCCCTGGGCATCGCCGTCCTCGGCAGCCTCATGAGTGCCCAGTACCGTGACTCCCTCGACACCGGCGGCCTCCCCGCCCCGGTCGCGGAAGCGGCCCGCTCCTCCCTCGCCGCCGCCAACCACATCGGCCAGGCCACGGGCAACCCCGCACTGATCGACGAGGCCCGCGACGCCTTCGCCTCCGGCATGCACCTCGCACTCATCGGCGGCGCAGCAACCACCCTCCTGGCCGCCGTCGTCGTCACCCTCCTGCTGCGCCGTCCCGGCAAGCCCGGCACGGTCGTCCCGAAGACGCAGACCGACGGCACAGACCGGGAAACGGCCGCTCAAGCGACGGCATAGCACCAACCGACTGCCGCACAGATCCACCACGACGGGCGGCGCGAGGGGCCACGATCAGGCCCGCGCGCCGTACCAGGAAGGGAACCGACATGACTGCGTTGCGCACCCAGAAGGTGCACCAACCCGGCCCAGAGCGGTTGCCGGAGCCACTGGAAGCCCTCACCCGGGCCTTCGCTCTCCTCGGCACACGCGGCACCGGGCTCATCATCACGGCCCTCGCCAAGGGCCCGGCCGACCTCCACCTCATTCACGAGCGCATCCCCGGCCTCAGCGACGGCCTGCTCACCCGACGCCTCCGGGAGATGACGGCCCTCGGCCTGGTGGCCCGAACCGCCGACCCGGGCACACGCACGAGCAGCGTCTACACACTCGCCTCCCACGGCAAGGCGCTCCTCATACCCCTGACCGCCCTGACCGTGTGGGCACAGGATCACCTCCCTGCGAAGGTCTCCGGGGGAACGCCATCCCTGCAACGCGACAGGGCGTGGGCGAAGCGGAGTTCCACGGACCTGGTACACCACCGAGGTGGTGGTTCAAGTCGGCGCAGAACGGTCCGGGAAGACAGTGCCTGGTAGTAGGCGCCGGAGTGCAGCGCACTCCGGCGAGCTGACGAATCGTCGACGGTGGCACTCCCTGTTTCGACCGTCGCTTCCCCACCGAAATCCACAGAATCGGATTACAGAAATTGAGCGCGCACGGACACGTGGACCTTGGGTCATACGGTGGCCGGCTGGACCGGAACTGCCGTCGCCCGGACTGCCTGGGGTGCCGCATGGCCGGAAGGCGGGCCGAGGCGGTGGGCAAGACCGCGGCAGAGCCGACGTCCCCCGCGGCCATCGTGCCGTCGCCGCGCCAGAGCCCGCACAGCTCGGACATCTCGCCGGCAGGGCCTGCGAAAGAGAGCCAGCCGCTCCTCTAGCGGCTGCGCTGCCAACTGCCCAACGAGAAAGCGTCTTTGCCCAGAACGTAGAAGGAGAGGCCTGCAATGGCTCCTGAAAACAAACCTGACGGCGTACGTGCCCGCGAGGGTGGTGTGGCGGCCCAGGACGGCCTCGCGGCCAACCGGGCTCTTTGGGACCACCTCGCCGAAATCCACGGAACTGACCCCGGAGACCGGTCGTACGACGTGCAGGCATTCCTCGCCGGAGGGGAGACGCTTCGCGGGATTGAGCGAGAACTCGCGGGCGACGTGGCAGGCAGGGATCTCCTCCACCTGCAGTGCCACTTCGGGATGGACACCCTGAACTGGGCGCGCCTGGGCGCACGCGTCACCGGTGTGGACTTCTCCTCCAAAGCGATCGCACGGGCACGGACCTTGGCGGAACAGGCCGGTCTGGCCGCGGAGTTCGTGGAAGCGGACACCCAGTGCCTCCCCGACGCTCTGGCGGGCCAGTTCGACCTGGTCGTCGCCACCTACGGGGTCCTGTCGTGGATCGGCGACCTCGGCGCCTGGATGGGCGGTGCGGCGACGGCGCTGCGTCCGGGCGGCCGACTGGTACTCGTGGACCTTCACCCCCTGTTCCAGACGGTGCTCACGTTCGACCCCTTGGTGGCCGACTGGCCCTACGGTGGCGGCGCACCGCAGCACGACGCGATGACGGGCACGTACGCCCACGCCGAAGCTTTCTCCGAGCCGAGGAAGTCCACTCAGTATCCGTATTCGGTCGGCGACATCGTGACGGCGGCCGCTTCGGCGGGTCTGATCGTGGAGCGTCTCGGCGAGCACACCGAAACCGAGACCGACGGGCGTCACATCCTGCCGCAGGGCCCGGACGGCCTGTACCGGTTCCCGTTCAGCGACACCTACCTGCCCATCCTGTATTCGCTCACCGCAGCTCTCCCGCCCGCACCCGACGGACACCCGAGGGACCCCGGCGGTGCGGTCGGGCACGATGCGGCGGGGCAGACGCCTCGTGGTGACCGCCAGCAGTGACAGACCGGGGTGTCCGATGCATGTACTACCTGCACATCGATGTCTTCAGTTCACAGCCCTACAGCGGCAACAGCCTGGCGGTGTTTCCCGACTCCGTGGCGCTCAGCGGGCAGCAGATGACGCGCATCACCCGGGAAATGCGCCATTTCGAATCGGTGTTCCTCGCCCCCGACCCCACCCATAAGCGGACCTGCAGTGCGCGCGTCTTCGATCTCGCCGAGGAACTCGACTTCCCTGGACACCCCCCTCATCGGGGCAGCCTGTGTCCTGCACGCTCTGCACGCTCTGCACGGCGCCGGCGAGACCGAGACCTGGCACCTGAAGCTGAGAGGCCGAACAGCCGACGTCGCCACCCGAACGCCGCTCGGCGGGCCGCTACACCGCCGTTCTCGACCAGGGCCCTGCCGCATTCCTGGGCCGCCCCAACATCCCCGAGCTGGCCGCCTGGTTCTCCTTGGACGCCGCCGACCTGGACCCGGAACTGCCCCCAGAAGTGCTGTCCACAGGACTTCGGTACCTCATGGTCCCTGTGCGCGGCAACGCACTGGAACGCGCCCAGATCGCCCGAGACCTCGACGCCCCCCTGGCTGCTGTCGGCGCACAGTTCGCCTACCTGCTCGACGCCGCCGCGCTGGAGGGCCGCCATTGGAACAACGACGGCAAACTGGAGGATGTGGCCACCGGTTCCGGCGCCGGATGTGCCGCCGCCTACCTGCGCCGACACAGCCGGATCGGCGACGGAGAGACCGTCACCCTGCACCAGGGGCGCCACACTGGCCGCGCCGGCCAGATGGCGATCAGCGCATATGGCCAAGGGCAGAACATCCGCTTGGTCACGGTGGGCGGCGAGGTGGCGTTCGTTGGTGAAGGGCACCTCAGGGAGCTGCCCGCATGAGCCCCTCCACGTTGCAGTCCGGGTTGTCGGCTGCCGGCGCCAGATCTCCACCGCTTCCAGCTCGGCGGTCCACAGCCTTGACACCGCCTCGGACACGACCGGACAACCCCTGATCGCGACGTGGTTGTGGCTGACACGCCTTTGGGCCGACGGTCCCAACATGGCCTGCGAGGCGTGCGGGCTGCCCGTGGCGAGCAGGATCGACGACTGCTCGCTCTGGCAGGCGGTGTGGCTCGCCCCAAACGCCGTGCGCCGCTTTGCCGTCGACAACGCCAACGCCGCACCGCTCTCCGGGGCGGAACTGATGGCGGATGGGAAGGGCACGCCCCCGTTCGAGCTGATTGCGGAAGTGGTCCAACGCGCCCTCGACGCCCTGCTGCCCGCAGGTCCGCCAGCGGGGCGCGCCCTCCTGGCCGGACCGGGACGGCCGCCCCCGCCACGGACGCCGACGTCCTCCTCGTTGCCGGCCCATCCGCAGACGGGGGAGACCTGGACCCCGACCAACCCGGCCACCCCGGCGTACTTGGTGCCGCTGCCGTTCGGGGTATGGCTGTGGCTGGCCTTTCTCGAGCCGTACCTGCCCATCCCTGCGGCGGGTGGCATGCCCAACGGCTTCCTGCGCGACGACCCGCCCGCGCCGCGTACCCCTCACCTGTTCCGGGCCGGCCCAGGAACGTTCCAGCACGCCCTGGTCCGGCTGCCAGCCGTCCACAGCCGGTGGCTGCGCGAGATCCTCGAGAACCTCACGCAGCACATGCGCGCCCGCCTCTTCTAGCCTGTTGGCAGAAGGCGCCGACACCCAGTCTCCGACCTATCCGGTGACCGTGCTGCTGCAGGTGCAGATTGGCTGCACTCACCTCACCCGCGTCGCTCCAGGCGCCCGTCGTCATGCGGGCACCCCGGCCTCGTCCATGACCACGGCCATCTCACCCGGGGGAAGGGCCGGGTTGGCACGCGCGGGAGGCCAACTCGGGCAGGGCGAAGGCCTCGAGGAGCCGGGGGAGCGGCAGGCGCGGGTCGCGGGTCGCCGCCTGGCGCGTCCAGACGTCCGGGGCGTGGCTGAGCCGCTCAGATCAGGTCGGGGTTGGCGGCGGGGTCGCGGACTGCCAGCTGTCGGTAGATCCCGTCGGAATGGTCCGCGAAGCGGGCGGCGAGCCCCTCGCGGGGGAAGCGGGGATGGCCGGTCGCCATCCAGGTGATGCACGGCCAGGTGGGTGCGCACGAGGAGAGGTGGAGGCCGCGGCCCGGTGCAGCACGTCCTGATCCCCCATCTCATAAACGGCGGGGACGAAGAGGAACTCACAATCAACCTGGGGCTGGGACTCGTGGCCCGAAATGCCGCGGAGGCTGAGTACATCCTGCACGGGATCTACGTACACCTCGTCAAAGCGGAGAGGGCGTACCGCGAACTGGCAGTCGCTACCGGCGGCACGCTCGTCCAGCAACGCCGAAAGAAGCTGGAAGAGGCCACCCTTGCCCACTTGTGTACTGGCTCTAACAAAAGCGGTCATGTGGCTGTCGGCTTGATCGCTCGTTGATGTGGTCATGGGGAAGCGTCAGTCGCGGCCGTGGATCGTGTCGGGCGAACTGTGGTCGCTGATCGAGCCGTTGCTGCCCGAGCCACCGCCGAAGCAGGTCGAGGGGCGGCCGCGGGTGCCCGACCGCCAAGCCCTGTGCGGCATCCTGTTCGTCCTGCATACCGGCATCCAGTGGGAGTACCTCCCGCAGGAGCTCGGCTTCGGGTCGGGCATGACCTGCTGGCGCCGCCTGGCGGCCTGGAACGAGGCCGGTGTCTGGGACCAGCTGCACCGGCTGCTGCTGAACAAGCTGCGCTCGAAGAACCACCGGCACCCGAAGCCAATCCGGCAAGGTCAGTAGTCATCCACCGCTCTGGCGAGCGGCTTTGCACAGCGAGTCCCACAGGGTGTCGATGTGGTCGGGCAGCGTCGTCGTCGCGCCGATGGCGACGCGAATCGCGAAGTGACCGTTGACCGATGTGTGCGTGAGGAAGGAATGCCCTTCGGCGTTGACCGCCTCCATTGCTGCCTTGGTAGCGGCGTCGTCGGGGCGCCCTTCCTGGTCGACGAGGTACAGACATACGAGTGCCAGTGATGGCGGGGTGGCCAGGGCGAAGCCCGACTCGCTCTCGATCCGGCCGGCCAAGGAGTTGGCCATGGCGACGTGGCCGCGGATGCTTTCGCGCAGGCCTTCCAGTCCGGCCCCGTGCACCACCGACCAGATCTTCAACGCACGCATACGACGGCCCAACGGGACCTGCCAGTCGCGGTAGTCGATGACTTCGCCCGATTCGGTCGCAGCGTTACGCAGGTACTCCGGTGTGATGGACAGCGCGGTGGGCAGCGCTCGGGCATCCCTCACCCACATGAACGAGGCGTCGAAGGCGGTGTAGAACCACTTGTGTGCGTCGGTGCAGAACGAGTCGACAAGGTTCACGCCGTCCAGGAGCCAGCGGAACTCGGGACACAACGCCGCGACTCCTGCCCATGCGGCGTCGACGTGCACCCACGCCTCGTACGTACGCGCTGCCAGCGCGACCTCTCTCACGGGGTCGATGGCACCCGTGCCGGTTGTTCCCACGGTCGGACAGACCATGACCGGCCTCTTTCCGGCGGCCGTGTCCTTGGCCAGCATGTCTGCCAGGGCATCCGCCGACATGGACAGCGTGCCCTGGGTGAAGGGGACGATCCGCAATGCTCGCGCGCCGAGCCCGGCCACACGCACGGCCTTGGCCAGTGACGAGTGGGTCTCGGCAGTGACGTACACCGTCTCGGTGCCGTCCACGCCGTGTTCGCGCCAGTCCGGGTTGCTGCGCTGCAGCGCAGCCAGCAGGGCAGCCAGCGATGCCGACGAAGCCGAATCCTGCAGCGAACCGCCTCCGCCTCCGGCGAAGGTGAACTCGCGGCCAAGGCCCAGGGCATCCGCCAGGCCGTCGAGCAGGACCTGCTCGATCTCCGTACCGGCCGGCGATGTCGACCAGAGCATTCCCTGCGCCCCGATCCCGCCCGATGCGATGTCACCGAGGAGCGACAGCAGGGACGCGTTCGCTGGGAAGTAGCCGAAGAAGCCCGGGTGCTGCCAGTGGAGCGACGAGGGGACGACCACGTCGTTGAGCAAGGCGATGAGATCATCGCCCAGCGCCTGGGACGGCTGCTCGGGCAGTTCACGAGGAAGCTGCGCCTTCACGGAGCCCGGCACGACCTTCGGCCGCACGTGCAGGGAAGGGAGCGAGGTGCGGTATCGGGCGACCCAGTCGACCAACTGGTGGCCCTGGCGGCGGAATTCATCTGGCTCAAGATCAGGCATGCTCTGTCCTAAGAGGTGGTGGTGGTCATGACGAGGGCTGAGCGCCCACCTGAGCGCTGGGGATGATCAGGTGCCCGGGGCGAGCCGGCCGCTACCGGGTTCAGAGGGCCCCGATGCCGCGTACCGACTGGTGCCGCACCAGAACCTATCGTCTACAGTTGTTGATTAATAGCTCCAATGTAACCCCTTATGGGGTCGCTGGGAAGGGGGCGCCATGGGGGCCCCTCTCGCGGCGACTGGGAAGGACAGCTCTTCGCCCTCGCTCCGTGCGCCCCTGCCGCGAGTGCGTGGCGTAAGAGGTTCACCAGGTCACAGCGTTGGGTCTGCGGGTCACACGACCCCTCGGACTCATCCGCCGTGAGGCCCGCGAGTGCGACCACGGCCCTCAGTATTCAGGCGTCTACCCGTTGGTAAGGTGTCACCATGCCCAAGATCGTGGACCACGACGCGCGGCGTGAAGAGATCATCGAAGCCGTATGGCGCCTTGTCGCGCGGCGAGGATTCGCGGCGCTGAACATGCGGGATCTCGCCGCCGAAGCTGGATTCACCAACGGTGCGCTCGCACGATACTTTCCCACCAAAGCAGCGATTCTGCGGGCCTCGCTGGAGCGCGCCAATGCGGCCACCGAGCAGCGGGCCGCCCGCACCATCGCCGGCGCCGACGGCCTGAACGCGTTCCGCAAGTTCTGCGTCGAGATCATGCCCCTGGACGACGAGCGCCTCAATGAGGCCCGCGTGGTCATCGGCTTCTGGAACTACGCGGTGGCCGATCAGGAACTGATCGGCGTCTACGACCAGGCGATATCGCGCTGGCGCGATCAGATGCTCTCGTATCTGCGCACTGCGGCCGAAGCGGGAGAGATCAACCCATCCTGCGATCTCGATGCGTTCTTGGACCTTGCGATGGCCACGCTGATGGGACTCCAGATCAACGCGATCTTCGCGGCTCGCCTGACCACACCCTCCCGCCAGTTGCGGATACTCGACGGACTCATCGCGGGGCTGCAGACCGGCACCTCATGATGTGAGCACGCAGGCGCAGACGTACTCACCTGTGGACAGTCGCATCTGATCCGCCCTGTGTGTCACAACCACCGGTGCGGGTGGCGTGGACCACCGCCGTCCCGGCTTCGCGCCGTCTTCCGCCCTGCAGACATACGAAGGGGCGAGGATCGACGCGCCGGGCTTCTCGGCAGCGGCGGCGTAGGCAGATGCCGTGTACATCGGCGGCCGATGGCCGAGCGCTCCCTCACTCGGGCTTCGTACAATTTGGGTCCGAACGGTAATGTCGATCCAGTGCGTCGCAGAGACGTCGAAGGGGTGTGCCCGTGCCCGGCCATCGATCCATCACCGAAGCCGAGAAGCTGGCCGCTGCGAAGCTCGGCGGCATCCCGATCCGCCATGAGCAGATGGCTGTGGTGGCCAATATCCACCGGGCGGCCTCGGCGGTACGGCAGCATCTGGAGAACTCCGTGCTCCGTGGATCCGATCTCACCTGGACGGCGTTCGTCGTGCTCTGGGTGGTCTGGATCTGGGGCGAGTCGGAGACCCGGCACGTGGCTGAGGAAGCGGGGATCTCCAAGGGCACACTCACTGGGGTCGCGCGCACGCTGGAGGCTCGGGGGCTCATGCGGCGGGGCGGTCATCCCACCGACGGGAGGCTGGTTCTGCTCAGCCTCACGGACGAGGGTGAGGAACTGATGCGGCGGGTGTTTCCGCAGTTCAACGAGGAGGAGGCATTCGTGGCCGAGCAGCTGGACGACGACGAGTGCCGCAGCGTCGCGGACGGACTGCGGCGAGTTGTGCTCCAGGTCGAGGAGCACGGCGAGGAGCGTCGGCGCGCCCTGCTGAACGGTGCCGAGCCCGCCCTGCGTCGCAGTGGTCGCCGTCCGAAGCCGAAGGCGTGAAGGGGAGCCCGCGCAGCGGGGCAGGACTCAGAGGGAGAACGCCTCTGCCGCGATGACGGCGGGCGGCGCTCGGAGCCCCCGCGTTACCGGTGACGCGGTGGCAGCGATCCCCCTCCTCGCCGGCGGACCGCGGCAGCTGATCGCATCGGGCGATGGCGATGTCCTGCGGTCCCAGCCCTCGGGCGGCGGTGATGCGCCGCCGAGTTATGCCGGGAGCGAGGTAGCCGTGGGGGCAGGACTTGTGCGGCGTCCGACGAGGAAGACGGCGGTGAGTTCTCGTGCTGTCAATGGCGGTCCCGTGCGGCGCCTACAAGGGCGTCGAACAGTCCCTGCTGGGCGGGGTCTTCATGGGCGGTGTCCTCGGGGTGCCACTGGACCGCGGCGAACCAGCCGAGAACTCCGGGCAGTTCGAGCCCTTCCACTGTGTCGTCGGCGGCCCGGGCGGTAATCGTGAGGCCGGCGCCCGTACGGTCGACCCGCTGGTGGTGGTAGCAGGACGCCTCCACCTTCTCGGCGCCGGTGGCCTGTTCCAGCAGCGAGCCGCGCCGGATCGCCATCGGGTGCACGACATGTCGGTGCTCACGGTCCGGACCGCCCATGTCCTGGTGGAGGGTGCCGCCGAGGGCGGTGTTGACGACCTGGAGGCCGCGGCAGATCGCGAGCAGGGGCAGGCCCAGGTCGAGGGACTGGCGGGCGACTTCCAGGTCGAAGGCGTCCTGGAGGTCGTCGACGTCGTACACGCTGTCGTGGGTGTCGGTCGCGCCGTAGCGGTACGGGGCGAGATCGCCGCCGCCGGGGAGGAGGACGCCGTCGAAGCGGGCGAGGCGGGCGG from Streptomyces sp. CC0208 carries:
- a CDS encoding MarR family transcriptional regulator, whose translation is MPGHRSITEAEKLAAAKLGGIPIRHEQMAVVANIHRAASAVRQHLENSVLRGSDLTWTAFVVLWVVWIWGESETRHVAEEAGISKGTLTGVARTLEARGLMRRGGHPTDGRLVLLSLTDEGEELMRRVFPQFNEEEAFVAEQLDDDECRSVADGLRRVVLQVEEHGEERRRALLNGAEPALRRSGRRPKPKA
- a CDS encoding TetR/AcrR family transcriptional regulator, which produces MPKIVDHDARREEIIEAVWRLVARRGFAALNMRDLAAEAGFTNGALARYFPTKAAILRASLERANAATEQRAARTIAGADGLNAFRKFCVEIMPLDDERLNEARVVIGFWNYAVADQELIGVYDQAISRWRDQMLSYLRTAAEAGEINPSCDLDAFLDLAMATLMGLQINAIFAARLTTPSRQLRILDGLIAGLQTGTS
- a CDS encoding gamma-glutamyl-gamma-aminobutyrate hydrolase family protein (Members of this family of hydrolases with an active site Cys residue belong to MEROPS family C26.), with amino-acid sequence MTTPARPLIAIPARFAASTSALRYAAEVNARALVEAVWRAGGEPATIHPAEPTAAGVAARLARFDGVLLPGGGDLAPYRYGATDTHDSVYDVDDLQDAFDLEVARQSLDLGLPLLAICRGLQVVNTALGGTLHQDMGGPDREHRHVVHPMAIRRGSLLEQATGAEKVEASCYHHQRVDRTGAGLTITARAADDTVEGLELPGVLGWFAAVQWHPEDTAHEDPAQQGLFDALVGAARDRH